A genomic window from Rhodothermales bacterium includes:
- a CDS encoding alpha/beta fold hydrolase gives MPKLLSMPNESPTHRPVVLVHGFLDTGAVFRRLTSRLAAEGYTPHAINLRPNDGRIGLEALAGQLDAFANTRLAGQPFDLIGFSMGGLIARYYVQRLGGIERVGRLITLAAPHHGTVWSHLAPLPGLRQMRPGSPFINDLNRDAEVLRRVDFVSLWTPFDLLVFPARRAILANHPDIRIPTAAHPLMLSDPRVHDTLVRLLDTPR, from the coding sequence ATGCCAAAGCTTCTTTCGATGCCCAACGAATCCCCCACGCACCGACCTGTTGTGCTCGTGCACGGCTTTCTCGACACCGGCGCCGTGTTTCGCCGGCTCACCTCCCGGCTCGCCGCGGAAGGATACACGCCTCATGCGATCAACTTGCGGCCCAACGATGGGCGGATAGGCCTAGAGGCCCTCGCCGGCCAACTTGACGCCTTCGCCAACACGCGGTTGGCCGGCCAGCCGTTCGACCTCATCGGGTTCAGCATGGGCGGCCTGATCGCGCGCTACTACGTCCAGCGCCTCGGCGGCATAGAGCGCGTGGGCCGGCTCATCACCCTCGCGGCCCCACACCACGGCACCGTCTGGTCCCACCTCGCCCCCCTCCCCGGGCTCCGCCAGATGCGCCCGGGAAGCCCGTTTATCAACGACCTCAACCGCGACGCGGAAGTGTTGCGTCGTGTCGACTTCGTCTCGCTCTGGACGCCGTTCGACCTCCTGGTCTTCCCAGCCCGCAGAGCCATCCTCGCCAACCACCCCGACATCCGCATCCCCACCGCCGCCCACCCCCTCATGTTATCCGACCCACGCGTACACGACACCCTCGTCCGCCTGCTTGACACACCCCGATGA
- a CDS encoding FIST N-terminal domain-containing protein, translating to MIAQDTASLRHGASLATQELHDALFQRDAVHTLFFCSPGCPLSELGEALRAQFPATPLVGCTTAGEIGPLGYRTASLTGVSFEVTDFQVAISRIDEIDDSPMSKAAFLAQSALTDLRARGCLPTGSNTFGLMLIDGLSHQEEVIANALFGQLGDIQRFGGSAADGTRFEHTFVFHEGDFHERSAVFILIDTHLPFTLFKTEHFVATDDKMVVTQADSSRLLVAGINGDMEQNGIKEQVGRIYAANNVIGFSTYDDQFNAMHVNQTLTGVAIGHAA from the coding sequence ATGATCGCGCAAGACACCGCCAGCCTCCGCCATGGCGCCTCGCTCGCAACGCAAGAACTCCACGACGCGCTCTTCCAGCGCGACGCAGTGCACACGTTGTTTTTTTGTTCGCCTGGCTGTCCCCTCTCCGAGTTGGGGGAAGCCCTGCGCGCGCAGTTTCCAGCCACCCCGCTGGTGGGTTGCACGACGGCCGGCGAAATCGGGCCGCTCGGCTATCGGACAGCATCCTTGACCGGCGTCAGTTTCGAAGTAACCGACTTTCAGGTCGCGATCTCGCGCATCGATGAGATCGACGACTCGCCGATGAGTAAGGCCGCGTTCCTCGCCCAGTCGGCCCTAACCGACCTTCGGGCACGCGGATGCCTCCCGACGGGCAGCAACACGTTCGGATTGATGCTCATCGATGGGCTTTCACATCAGGAAGAAGTCATTGCCAATGCTCTATTCGGACAACTGGGCGACATCCAGCGGTTCGGTGGTTCCGCCGCCGATGGTACGCGCTTCGAACACACCTTCGTTTTCCATGAGGGCGACTTCCACGAACGCTCGGCGGTGTTTATCCTCATAGACACCCACCTCCCCTTCACCCTATTCAAAACGGAACACTTCGTGGCGACGGACGACAAGATGGTCGTCACCCAGGCGGACTCGTCCCGCCTGCTCGTCGCCGGAATAAACGGCGACATGGAGCAAAATGGGATCAAGGAACAGGTCGGCCGGATCTATGCCGCCAACAACGTCATCGGCTTCAGCACCTACGACGACCAATTTAATGCGATGCACGTAAACCAGACGCTGACGGGCGTGGCGATCGGTCATGCAGCCTGA
- a CDS encoding HAMP domain-containing sensor histidine kinase, whose translation MQPESTHTSPCDAPDCPSCEPLQARIVRLEKINRALSNRVERGLDWQGDSFVLFQAAIAMETKVHERTSALNRALEDLAASNRELQLAKIAAEQASEEMRKALEQEKELSELKTRFIAMASHEFRTPLTTIHSSAELLNRFYTLWPADKIQKHLDRIESNVAHMTGLLEDVLILGRIDSGHMECHQQELDARAYLLDLMEELTMGGLLNAHSVDLTLPENGVMMTSDPSLIRMAVTNLVSNAVKYSDPGKRIVITMRSEVDTLILSVTDEGIGIPPEDVPYLFEPFHRASNVDTRPGTGLGLTVLQRAVSMHQGSITVESTLGKGTAFTIMLPRHCQLEPTSDS comes from the coding sequence ATGCAGCCTGAATCGACCCATACCTCCCCGTGTGACGCGCCGGACTGCCCCTCCTGTGAACCCCTCCAAGCACGCATCGTCAGGCTTGAAAAAATCAACCGGGCGCTGAGCAACCGGGTGGAGCGAGGCCTCGACTGGCAGGGCGATTCGTTTGTGCTGTTCCAGGCGGCCATCGCCATGGAGACCAAGGTCCACGAACGCACCTCGGCGCTCAACCGCGCGTTGGAAGACCTCGCGGCCTCCAACCGCGAGCTGCAGCTCGCCAAAATCGCCGCCGAGCAGGCCAGCGAGGAAATGCGCAAGGCGCTCGAACAGGAAAAGGAGCTCAGCGAATTAAAGACGCGGTTCATCGCGATGGCCTCGCACGAGTTCCGTACGCCGCTGACCACCATCCATTCGTCGGCGGAACTCCTCAATCGGTTTTATACCCTCTGGCCGGCCGATAAAATTCAGAAACATCTGGATCGGATCGAGAGCAATGTCGCGCACATGACCGGTCTACTCGAAGATGTGTTGATCCTCGGCCGTATCGATTCCGGCCACATGGAATGCCACCAACAGGAATTGGACGCGCGGGCGTATCTGTTGGATCTCATGGAAGAACTGACCATGGGCGGCCTTCTGAACGCACACAGCGTGGATCTGACGTTACCGGAGAACGGCGTGATGATGACCTCCGATCCGAGTCTGATTCGGATGGCCGTCACCAATCTGGTGTCCAACGCCGTCAAATACTCTGACCCCGGCAAGCGAATCGTTATTACCATGCGCTCCGAGGTCGATACTCTCATCCTGAGTGTCACGGACGAAGGAATCGGCATTCCTCCCGAAGACGTGCCCTACCTATTCGAACCGTTTCACCGTGCCAGCAACGTCGACACTCGTCCGGGCACTGGCCTGGGCCTGACGGTCCTGCAGCGCGCGGTCTCCATGCATCAGGGAAGCATCACCGTCGAATCGACCTTGGGAAAAGGGACTGCGTTCACCATCATGCTTCCCCGACATTGTCAGCTTGAACCGACCAGCGATTCATGA
- a CDS encoding amidohydrolase family protein → MFAHTIIDTHLHLWDPGRLRYRWLDDLPLLNKPHVLADFYAAAAPIEVEKMVFVQCEADPSQSQAEADWVTDLAMTDPRIAGIVPWAPLERGEDARKDVARLAANPLVKGVRRIIQFEPDPWFCLQPAFVDGVRMLAEYNLHFELCIKGDDQFRNAITLVEQCPNVRFVLDHIGKPFIKSHILSPWDELMEVFARLPNTWCKLSGLVTEADHDAWTLADLAPYIEHVIECFGWDRVMYGSDWPVASQATRYARWVETLAKSIKTASKTDVQKLYAENARAFYRL, encoded by the coding sequence ATGTTTGCACACACTATCATCGACACCCACCTCCATCTGTGGGACCCGGGCAGGCTCCGCTACCGTTGGCTGGACGACCTTCCGCTGCTCAACAAACCGCACGTGCTGGCGGACTTCTACGCCGCAGCCGCACCGATCGAGGTCGAAAAAATGGTCTTCGTTCAGTGCGAAGCCGACCCCTCTCAGTCTCAGGCGGAAGCGGACTGGGTGACGGACCTCGCCATGACCGATCCCCGCATCGCCGGCATCGTTCCCTGGGCGCCCCTTGAACGCGGCGAAGACGCCCGCAAAGACGTGGCCCGCCTCGCCGCCAATCCACTCGTAAAGGGGGTCCGACGCATCATCCAGTTCGAGCCCGATCCCTGGTTCTGCCTCCAGCCGGCATTTGTCGACGGCGTCCGGATGCTGGCCGAGTATAACCTGCACTTCGAACTATGCATCAAGGGAGACGATCAATTCCGCAATGCGATTACACTCGTCGAACAGTGCCCGAACGTCCGCTTTGTCTTGGACCATATTGGCAAGCCGTTTATCAAGAGCCACATCCTGTCTCCGTGGGACGAGTTGATGGAGGTCTTCGCCCGGCTACCCAATACGTGGTGCAAACTATCAGGCCTCGTGACGGAAGCCGATCATGACGCATGGACACTCGCCGACCTCGCGCCCTACATTGAACACGTAATCGAATGCTTTGGATGGGACCGCGTGATGTACGGCAGTGACTGGCCCGTCGCATCCCAGGCCACCAGGTACGCGCGGTGGGTAGAAACACTCGCCAAATCGATCAAAACCGCCTCAAAGACAGATGTTCAGAAACTGTACGCGGAGAATGCGCGGGCATTCTACCGGCTGTAA
- a CDS encoding fasciclin domain-containing protein: MNGYSFTACYNRSLEEGSHMKTSLRACFALLVAGALFASSPISALAQDVDKPVEQVSLTTEEGVDVLAALKEAGQYSKLIAALEKTGIARQLESATAFTLFAPTDSAFDKATSFNSMSMEEMTEVLRGHLVMETIPSEKATDMETVLLANGGEAKIVSESGKTMIGEATIVTPDIMSTNGVIHGIDTVLKPAAKKSDEDNNRR, from the coding sequence ATGAACGGCTACTCGTTCACGGCATGCTACAACCGTTCACTAGAAGAAGGTTCTCATATGAAAACGTCACTTCGTGCCTGTTTCGCCCTGCTCGTTGCAGGCGCTTTGTTTGCCTCGTCCCCGATCTCGGCGCTTGCGCAGGATGTCGATAAACCGGTCGAGCAGGTCAGCTTGACGACCGAAGAAGGAGTGGATGTGCTTGCCGCGCTTAAGGAGGCCGGCCAGTATTCGAAGCTCATCGCCGCCCTGGAGAAAACGGGCATCGCTCGTCAGCTCGAATCGGCGACCGCCTTCACCCTGTTTGCCCCCACGGACTCCGCATTTGATAAAGCGACCTCCTTTAACAGCATGAGCATGGAGGAGATGACCGAGGTTCTGCGTGGCCATCTGGTCATGGAAACCATCCCGAGCGAAAAAGCTACGGATATGGAAACCGTTTTACTGGCTAATGGCGGCGAAGCGAAGATTGTGAGCGAGTCCGGTAAGACGATGATCGGCGAAGCCACCATCGTAACTCCCGACATCATGAGCACGAACGGCGTCATCCACGGTATCGACACCGTGTTGAAACCGGCCGCCAAGAAGTCTGACGAGGATAACAACCGCCGGTAG
- a CDS encoding DUF2786 domain-containing protein produces MPVDPKIIERIGKLLALAAGTSSVHESESAERQAMELMRKHMISPADLETSRYVIQQHHTRWHRIPGWASLLMHTICAFVGVYDLYISGSAEGRVRARWVLSGMPADIENALYLFDALVAQLERHTRAFTGRYDPPPERWEVNDFRAGWVDAVHGRLRTIAQRVFPHKLIDGAIIPVDKREQIEVWYKQTTGQKPRMSTVTLRKSEGYYDGIKKGTEAQVNQGLTRTSVPENRRLRS; encoded by the coding sequence ATGCCCGTCGATCCCAAAATCATCGAGCGCATCGGTAAGCTCCTGGCGCTGGCCGCCGGCACCTCCAGCGTCCATGAGTCGGAAAGCGCCGAGCGCCAGGCGATGGAGCTGATGCGCAAGCACATGATCTCGCCGGCCGACCTGGAGACGAGCCGCTACGTCATCCAGCAGCACCACACCCGCTGGCACCGGATCCCGGGGTGGGCGTCGCTCCTCATGCATACCATCTGCGCGTTTGTCGGGGTATACGACCTCTACATTTCGGGCAGCGCAGAAGGCCGCGTACGCGCGCGCTGGGTGCTCAGCGGCATGCCGGCCGACATCGAAAACGCCCTCTACCTGTTCGACGCCCTCGTCGCCCAGCTCGAACGACACACCAGGGCCTTCACGGGGCGATATGACCCCCCACCCGAACGCTGGGAGGTCAACGACTTTCGCGCCGGATGGGTGGACGCCGTCCACGGCCGGCTGCGCACCATCGCCCAGCGCGTCTTTCCACACAAACTGATTGATGGCGCCATCATCCCTGTCGACAAGCGAGAGCAAATCGAAGTGTGGTACAAACAAACCACCGGCCAGAAGCCCCGGATGTCGACCGTCACCCTACGCAAATCGGAAGGCTATTACGACGGCATAAAAAAGGGCACGGAAGCGCAGGTCAACCAGGGGCTGACCCGCACCTCCGTGCCCGAGAACCGCCGGCTGAGGTCTTGA
- a CDS encoding response regulator has protein sequence MTSILLIEDDPNILDNLTDLLEAKGFEVFGARNGFEGVTLVRSEIPNLIISDAMMPEMSGYDVLASLRRDHTTATIPFIFLTALANPAEQRLGMNQGADDYLTKPFKADDVLNAVRVRLDKQARHHHTFEERLRELGRNISRVIPHEFRTPLGVIIGYAQMISEETDLFKMGEIRDMMRDVYAAGGRLEELAEKYAVLTEIEVLQSDPEKFDALKHTYIEDAFEFIRCIAEKDANKRQRLNDLVLDLAPSAIRINPDHFRVLIHELLENAFKFSTTGAPVLLTSHTTPDGFYVIEFRDSGRGMRKSHIDQINAFMQFERDSYEQQGLGIGLYIAKRIVELYDGALTLESVLQKGTCSRIALPIVITEAIAEELMGR, from the coding sequence ATGACATCGATCCTGTTGATAGAAGACGATCCGAACATCCTCGATAACCTGACCGACCTCCTGGAGGCCAAGGGATTCGAGGTGTTCGGTGCTCGAAACGGATTCGAGGGCGTCACGCTCGTCCGGAGCGAAATTCCGAACCTCATTATCTCGGATGCGATGATGCCCGAGATGAGTGGCTACGATGTCCTGGCCTCGCTCCGCAGAGACCACACAACCGCGACGATCCCCTTCATCTTCCTCACGGCGCTGGCCAATCCCGCCGAGCAGCGCCTCGGCATGAACCAGGGCGCGGACGACTATCTCACCAAGCCCTTCAAGGCGGACGACGTGTTAAACGCCGTACGAGTACGGCTGGACAAACAGGCCCGTCATCACCATACGTTCGAGGAGCGACTACGCGAACTCGGACGCAATATCTCCCGGGTCATCCCGCACGAATTTCGGACGCCCCTGGGCGTCATCATCGGGTACGCCCAGATGATCTCGGAAGAGACGGATCTGTTTAAGATGGGGGAGATTAGGGATATGATGCGGGATGTGTACGCCGCCGGCGGCCGGCTCGAGGAACTGGCCGAGAAGTACGCGGTCCTCACCGAGATCGAAGTCCTGCAGTCCGACCCCGAAAAATTCGACGCGCTCAAACATACCTATATCGAGGATGCGTTCGAATTCATCCGGTGTATCGCCGAAAAGGATGCCAACAAGCGCCAACGGCTGAATGACCTCGTGCTGGACCTTGCGCCGTCGGCCATCCGCATCAACCCGGACCACTTCCGAGTCCTCATCCACGAGTTACTCGAAAACGCGTTCAAGTTCTCGACCACCGGCGCACCCGTCCTCCTCACCTCCCACACCACGCCGGATGGGTTCTATGTGATCGAATTTCGCGACTCCGGGCGCGGCATGCGCAAATCCCACATCGACCAGATCAATGCGTTCATGCAATTTGAACGCGATAGCTACGAGCAGCAGGGCCTCGGCATAGGGCTCTACATCGCCAAACGCATCGTCGAACTCTACGATGGCGCACTGACCCTGGAAAGCGTGCTCCAGAAGGGCACCTGCTCCCGTATCGCCCTCCCGATCGTCATCACGGAAGCCATTGCCGAGGAGTTGATGGGACGTTGA